One window of Kosakonia cowanii JCM 10956 = DSM 18146 genomic DNA carries:
- the glpD gene encoding glycerol-3-phosphate dehydrogenase, with product METKDLIVIGGGINGAGIAVDAAGRGLSVLMLEAQDLACATSSNSSKLIHGGLRYLEHYEFRLVSEALAEREVLLKMAPHIAFPMRFRLPHRPHLRPAWMIRIGLFMYDHLGKRTSLPASKGLRFGSESVLKPEIVRGFEYSDCWVDDARMVLANAQMVERKGGKVMTRTRATSARRENGLWVVEAEDIDTGEKFSWKARGLVNATGPWVKEFFDDGMKLPSPYGIRLIKGSHIVVPRAHAQKQAYILQNEDKRIVFVIPWMDEFSIIGTTDVEYHGDPKNVKIDEDEINYLLNVYNDHFKKQLTREDIAWTYSGVRPLCDDESDSPQAITRDYTLDIHDENGKAPLLSVFGGKLTTYRKLAEHALEKLTPYYKGIGPAWTKECVLPGGDINGDREDYAAKLRRKYPFISESLARHYARTYGSNSELILSGITSLDGMGEHFGHELYEAELRYLVEHEWVRRLDDAIWRRTKLGMWLSEEEQAHVAQWLTRNNKAELSLAS from the coding sequence ATGGAAACCAAAGATCTGATTGTGATAGGCGGGGGCATTAACGGTGCCGGTATCGCGGTTGACGCCGCAGGGCGTGGTTTATCCGTGCTCATGCTTGAGGCTCAGGATCTCGCCTGCGCGACATCCAGCAACAGCTCTAAATTGATTCACGGTGGCCTGCGCTACCTTGAACACTATGAATTCCGCCTGGTGAGCGAAGCGCTCGCCGAACGTGAAGTGCTGCTGAAAATGGCACCGCATATCGCTTTCCCGATGCGTTTCCGCCTGCCGCACCGCCCTCACCTGCGCCCGGCGTGGATGATTCGCATTGGTCTGTTTATGTACGATCACCTGGGTAAACGCACCAGCCTGCCGGCGTCCAAAGGGTTGCGATTTGGCTCAGAATCGGTGCTGAAACCGGAAATCGTGCGCGGATTCGAATATTCCGACTGCTGGGTTGATGATGCGCGCATGGTGCTGGCGAATGCGCAGATGGTTGAGCGTAAAGGCGGGAAAGTAATGACCCGCACCCGCGCCACCAGCGCGCGTCGTGAAAACGGCCTGTGGGTGGTAGAAGCGGAAGATATCGATACCGGCGAGAAATTTAGCTGGAAAGCGCGCGGTCTGGTCAACGCCACTGGCCCATGGGTGAAAGAGTTCTTTGATGACGGCATGAAACTGCCTTCGCCATACGGCATTCGCCTGATCAAGGGCAGCCACATCGTGGTGCCGCGTGCCCATGCGCAGAAGCAGGCCTATATCCTGCAAAACGAAGATAAACGTATTGTCTTTGTGATCCCGTGGATGGATGAGTTCTCCATTATCGGTACCACCGACGTTGAGTACCACGGCGACCCGAAAAACGTGAAGATCGACGAAGACGAGATCAATTACCTGCTCAATGTCTACAACGATCACTTTAAGAAACAGCTCACGCGTGAGGATATTGCCTGGACCTACTCCGGCGTGCGCCCGCTCTGCGATGACGAATCCGATTCACCGCAGGCGATCACCCGTGATTACACGCTCGATATCCATGACGAGAACGGCAAAGCGCCGCTGCTGTCGGTCTTCGGCGGGAAACTCACCACCTATCGTAAGCTGGCGGAGCATGCGCTGGAAAAACTGACGCCGTACTACAAAGGTATCGGCCCGGCGTGGACCAAAGAGTGCGTTCTGCCCGGCGGTGATATCAACGGCGATCGCGAGGATTACGCAGCGAAACTGCGCCGTAAATACCCGTTCATTAGCGAATCGCTGGCGCGCCATTATGCCCGTACCTACGGTAGCAACAGTGAACTGATTCTGTCGGGTATCACCAGCCTGGATGGCATGGGCGAGCACTTCGGTCATGAACTGTATGAAGCCGAACTGCGTTACCTGGTGGAGCATGAGTGGGTTCGTCGCCTCGACGATGCCATCTGGCGTCGTACCAAACTTGGCATGTGGCTGAGTGAAGAGGAGCAGGCGCATGTGGCTCAGTGGCTGACGCGCAATAACAAAGCGGAACTGTCGCTCGCTTCTTAA
- a CDS encoding pirin family protein: MIFLRKANDRGHANHGWLDSWHTFSFANYYDPNFMGFSALRVINDDVIDAGQGFGTHPHKDMEILTYVLEGAVEHQDSMGNKEQVPAGEFQIMSAGTGVRHSEYNPSKTDRLRLYQIWIIPETNGIEPRYEQRRFDATQGKQLVLSPDARDGSLKVHQDMELYRWALLKDEQSVHQIAAERRVWIQVVKGEVTINGTKATTSDGLAIWDEQAISVHADSDSEILLFDLPPV; encoded by the coding sequence ATGATTTTCTTACGCAAAGCAAATGACCGCGGACACGCTAACCATGGCTGGCTGGACTCCTGGCACACCTTCTCGTTTGCTAACTATTACGATCCGAACTTCATGGGTTTTTCAGCGCTGCGCGTGATTAACGATGATGTTATCGATGCGGGGCAGGGCTTCGGGACCCATCCGCATAAAGACATGGAAATCCTGACTTATGTCCTGGAAGGTGCGGTAGAGCATCAGGACAGCATGGGTAACAAAGAGCAGGTTCCGGCGGGTGAATTCCAGATCATGAGCGCCGGTACCGGAGTACGCCACTCTGAGTACAACCCGAGCAAAACCGATCGTCTGCGCCTGTACCAAATCTGGATCATTCCGGAAACTAACGGTATCGAGCCGCGCTACGAGCAGCGCCGCTTTGACGCTACCCAGGGCAAACAGCTGGTGCTTTCGCCGGACGCCCGCGACGGTTCGCTGAAAGTGCATCAGGATATGGAGCTTTACCGCTGGGCGCTGCTGAAAGATGAGCAGTCTGTGCATCAGATCGCCGCCGAACGTCGCGTCTGGATCCAGGTCGTGAAAGGTGAAGTCACCATTAATGGCACCAAAGCGACCACCAGCGATGGTCTTGCGATCTGGGATGAGCAGGCGATCTCTGTGCATGCCGACAGCGACAGCGAAATCCTGCTCTTCGATCTGCCGCCGGTGTGA
- the gntK gene encoding gluconokinase produces the protein MSTTNLDHHVFVLMGVSGSGKSAVASEVAYQLKAAFLDGDFLHPRSNINKMASGEPLNDDDRKPWLQALNDAAFAMQRTNKVSLIVCSALKKHYRDQLRAGNPNLSFIYLKGEFDVIESRLKARKGHFFKTQMLVTQFETLQEPGEDERDVLVVNIDQPLDGVVASTIEVITKGREQ, from the coding sequence TTGAGCACAACAAACCTTGATCACCATGTTTTCGTTCTGATGGGCGTTTCAGGCAGCGGCAAATCAGCGGTTGCCAGCGAAGTCGCGTATCAGCTTAAAGCCGCGTTTCTCGACGGCGACTTTCTCCATCCGCGGAGCAACATCAACAAGATGGCCTCCGGCGAGCCGCTGAATGACGATGACCGCAAACCGTGGTTGCAGGCGCTGAACGATGCTGCCTTCGCTATGCAGCGCACCAACAAAGTGTCGCTGATCGTCTGCTCGGCGCTGAAAAAGCACTATCGCGACCAGCTGCGCGCCGGTAATCCTAACCTCTCCTTTATCTACCTGAAGGGCGAATTCGATGTTATCGAAAGCCGCCTGAAAGCGCGTAAAGGCCACTTCTTCAAAACGCAGATGCTGGTCACCCAGTTCGAAACGCTGCAGGAGCCGGGCGAAGATGAACGCGATGTGCTGGTGGTGAACATTGACCAACCGCTTGATGGCGTGGTCGCCAGCACCATTGAAGTGATAACCAAAGGCCGTGAGCAGTGA
- the glpE gene encoding thiosulfate sulfurtransferase GlpE: protein MDQFECINVEETHQKLQQQQAVLVDIRDPQSFAMGHTPGAFHLTNDTLGAFMRDNDFDTPVMVMCYHGNSSKGAAQYLLQQGYEEVYSVDGGFDAWHRHFPAEVEHGTL, encoded by the coding sequence ATGGATCAGTTTGAATGTATTAATGTCGAAGAGACCCACCAGAAATTGCAGCAGCAACAGGCCGTGCTGGTCGATATCCGCGATCCGCAGAGTTTCGCGATGGGCCATACGCCGGGCGCGTTTCACCTCACCAACGACACGCTGGGCGCGTTTATGCGCGACAACGATTTCGACACGCCGGTGATGGTGATGTGCTATCACGGCAACAGCAGTAAAGGTGCCGCGCAATATCTGTTGCAGCAGGGCTATGAAGAGGTCTACAGCGTCGATGGTGGTTTCGATGCGTGGCATCGCCACTTCCCGGCAGAAGTCGAGCACGGCACGCTTTAG
- the gntU gene encoding gluconate transporter — MSTLTLVLTAVGSVLLLLFLVMKARMHAFVALMVVSIGAGLFSGMPLTKIAQTMEKGMGGTLGFLAIVVALGAMFGKILHETGAVDQIAVKMLNSFGHSRAHYAIGLAGLICALPLFFEVAIVLLISVAFSMARHTGTNLVKLVIPLFAGVAAAAAFLLPGPAPMLLASQMHADFGWMILIGLCAAIPGMLVAGPLWGNFISRHVELHIPDDVSEPHLGEGKMPSFGFSLALILLPLVLVGMKTIAARFVAQDSTLYQWLEFIGHPFTAILVACLVAIYGLAVRQGMAKDRVMEICGQALQPAGIILLVIGAGGVFKQVLVDSGVGPALGEALTGMGLPIALTCFVLAAAVRIIQGSATVACLTAVGLVMPVIEQLHFNGAQMAALSICIAGGSIVVSHVNDAGFWLYGRFTGATEAQTLKTWTMMETILGTTGAIIGMIAFTLLS, encoded by the coding sequence GTGAGTACATTAACGCTGGTATTAACCGCAGTCGGTTCTGTTTTACTGCTGCTATTTTTAGTGATGAAAGCGCGAATGCACGCTTTCGTTGCGCTGATGGTGGTCTCGATTGGTGCCGGGCTCTTCTCCGGTATGCCGCTAACGAAAATTGCGCAGACCATGGAAAAGGGGATGGGCGGTACGCTCGGGTTCCTCGCCATTGTGGTCGCACTCGGCGCGATGTTCGGCAAAATCCTGCATGAGACCGGTGCGGTGGACCAAATCGCCGTCAAAATGCTTAACTCCTTCGGGCACAGCCGCGCGCACTATGCGATTGGCCTCGCCGGGCTGATTTGCGCCCTGCCGCTCTTCTTCGAAGTGGCGATTGTCCTGCTGATAAGCGTTGCCTTCTCGATGGCGCGCCACACCGGCACTAACCTGGTCAAACTGGTTATCCCGCTGTTCGCAGGCGTTGCGGCAGCGGCGGCATTTCTGCTGCCGGGGCCTGCACCGATGCTGCTCGCCTCGCAGATGCATGCAGATTTCGGCTGGATGATCCTGATTGGCCTCTGCGCCGCGATCCCGGGCATGCTGGTCGCCGGGCCGCTGTGGGGCAACTTTATTAGCCGCCACGTTGAGTTGCATATTCCGGACGATGTTAGCGAGCCGCATCTCGGCGAAGGCAAAATGCCGTCGTTTGGCTTCAGCCTCGCGCTGATCCTGTTGCCGCTGGTGCTGGTGGGGATGAAAACCATCGCCGCGCGTTTCGTAGCGCAAGACAGCACGCTCTATCAATGGTTGGAGTTTATCGGTCACCCCTTCACCGCCATTCTGGTTGCCTGTCTGGTAGCGATTTATGGTCTGGCAGTGCGTCAGGGAATGGCAAAAGATCGCGTAATGGAGATTTGCGGCCAGGCGCTACAACCGGCGGGGATTATTCTGCTGGTGATTGGTGCGGGCGGCGTCTTCAAACAGGTGCTGGTCGATTCCGGCGTTGGCCCAGCGCTCGGTGAAGCGTTAACCGGCATGGGTCTACCGATTGCCCTGACCTGTTTCGTGCTGGCAGCGGCGGTGCGCATTATCCAGGGGTCCGCAACGGTCGCCTGTCTGACCGCAGTCGGTCTGGTAATGCCGGTTATTGAACAGCTGCACTTCAACGGCGCGCAGATGGCGGCACTCTCAATCTGTATCGCGGGCGGTTCGATTGTGGTGAGCCATGTGAATGATGCCGGTTTCTGGCTCTATGGCCGCTTTACTGGCGCGACAGAAGCGCAAACCCTGAAGACCTGGACAATGATGGAAACCATCCTCGGCACTACCGGTGCGATTATCGGGATGATCGCCTTTACGCTGCTGAGCTAA
- the gntR gene encoding gluconate operon transcriptional repressor GntR, with translation MKKKRPVLQDVADRVGVTKMTVSRFLRNPEQVSVALRGKIAAVLDELGYIPNRAPDILSNATSRAIGVLLPSLTNQVFAEVLRGIESVTDAHGYQTMLAHYGYKAEMEEERLESMLSWNIDGLILTERTHTPRTLKMIEVAGIPVVELMDSKSPCLDIAVGFDNFEAARQITAAILARGHRRVAYLGARLDERTIIKQKGYEQAMLDAGLTPYSVMVEQSSSYTAGIELMRQARREYPQLDGIFCTNDDLAVGAAFECQRLGLKIPQDMAIAGFHGHDIGQVMEPRLASVLTPRERMGRIGAERLLARIRGEAVTPKMLDLGFTLSPGGSI, from the coding sequence ATGAAAAAGAAAAGACCCGTACTACAGGATGTGGCCGATCGCGTAGGCGTGACCAAAATGACGGTCAGCCGTTTTTTGCGTAACCCGGAACAGGTTTCCGTCGCTTTACGGGGCAAAATCGCCGCTGTCCTTGATGAACTGGGTTATATCCCCAACCGCGCACCCGATATTCTCTCCAACGCCACCAGCCGCGCCATTGGCGTGCTTCTCCCCTCTTTGACGAACCAGGTCTTCGCTGAAGTGCTTCGCGGCATTGAAAGCGTCACCGACGCGCACGGTTATCAAACCATGCTGGCGCACTATGGCTACAAAGCGGAAATGGAGGAGGAGCGGCTGGAGTCGATGCTCTCCTGGAACATCGATGGACTGATCCTCACCGAACGCACCCACACGCCGCGCACGTTGAAAATGATCGAAGTGGCGGGCATTCCGGTTGTGGAATTGATGGACAGCAAATCTCCCTGCCTCGATATCGCCGTTGGCTTTGATAACTTTGAGGCCGCCAGGCAAATTACCGCCGCCATTCTTGCGCGCGGCCATCGTCGCGTTGCCTATCTCGGTGCACGTCTGGATGAACGTACTATCATCAAACAGAAGGGGTACGAGCAGGCGATGCTGGATGCGGGGCTGACGCCGTACAGTGTGATGGTGGAACAATCCTCCTCTTATACCGCCGGCATTGAGTTGATGCGTCAGGCGCGCCGCGAGTATCCGCAGCTTGATGGGATCTTCTGTACTAACGATGATCTTGCCGTTGGCGCCGCGTTTGAGTGCCAGCGCCTGGGGCTGAAGATCCCACAAGATATGGCGATTGCCGGGTTCCACGGGCATGACATCGGTCAGGTGATGGAGCCGCGTCTGGCAAGCGTGCTGACGCCGCGTGAGCGCATGGGGCGCATCGGTGCGGAACGGCTGCTGGCGCGTATCCGTGGTGAAGCAGTTACGCCAAAAATGTTAGATTTAGGTTTCACTTTGTCACCGGGTGGATCTATTTAG
- a CDS encoding DeoR/GlpR family transcriptional regulator: MKQTQRHDAIIELVKQQGYVSTEELVEQFSVSPQTIRRDLNDLADQNKILRHHGGAALPSSSENTSWHDRKTTLAAEKERIARRVAEQIPNGATLFIDIGTTPEAVAHALLDHSELRVVTNNLNVANTLMKKSDFHVILAGGELRSRDGGIVGEATLDFISQFRLDFGILGISGIDADGSLLEFDYHEVRTKRAIIENSRHVMLVVDHSKFGRNAMVNMGSISLVDAVYTDVMPPAGVMQVISHNNVQLELC; the protein is encoded by the coding sequence ATGAAACAGACACAGCGTCACGACGCGATTATCGAGCTGGTTAAACAACAGGGATATGTCAGCACCGAAGAGCTGGTTGAACAGTTCTCCGTCAGCCCGCAGACAATTCGTCGCGATCTGAACGATCTGGCCGATCAGAACAAAATTTTGCGTCACCACGGCGGTGCTGCGCTGCCTTCCAGCTCGGAAAACACCTCGTGGCACGACCGGAAAACGACGCTGGCGGCGGAAAAAGAGCGTATTGCCCGCCGCGTGGCCGAGCAGATCCCCAATGGCGCGACGCTGTTTATCGATATCGGCACCACGCCGGAAGCGGTCGCCCATGCGCTGCTCGACCACAGCGAACTGCGGGTTGTCACCAACAACCTTAACGTCGCTAATACTTTGATGAAGAAGTCGGATTTCCACGTCATTCTGGCGGGCGGCGAACTGCGTAGCCGCGACGGCGGTATCGTCGGCGAAGCGACCCTCGATTTTATCTCCCAGTTCCGCCTCGATTTCGGCATCCTGGGTATCAGCGGCATCGATGCAGACGGCTCGCTGCTGGAGTTTGACTACCATGAAGTGCGCACCAAGCGCGCGATCATTGAGAACTCGCGCCATGTGATGCTGGTGGTGGATCACTCGAAGTTTGGCCGCAATGCGATGGTCAATATGGGCAGCATCAGCCTTGTCGATGCGGTCTACACCGATGTGATGCCGCCCGCAGGCGTGATGCAGGTGATCAGCCACAACAATGTGCAGCTGGAACTCTGCTAG
- a CDS encoding oxidoreductase gives MTLHCAFIGFGKSTTRYHLPYVLNRKASWHVAHIFRRHPKPEEQHPDYQHIHFTSDLDEVLNDPQVKLVIVCTHADSHFDYAKRALEAGKNVLVEKPFTPTMAEAITLFELAKSKGLTVTPYQNRRFDSCFLTTKKVIESGKLGEIVEIESHFDYYRPEAESKPGLPQDGSFYGLGVHTMDQIISLFGRPDHAAYDIRSLRNKANPDDTFEAQLFYGDLKAIVKTSHLVKIDYPKFIVHGRKGSFVKYGVDQQETSLKANIMPGDAGFAADDSVGILEYVNEAGETVREEITPESGDYGRVYDALYETLTNGAENYVKETDVLTNLELLERAFEQASPATITLAK, from the coding sequence ATGACTCTACATTGCGCATTTATTGGATTTGGTAAAAGCACCACCCGTTATCACCTGCCTTATGTTCTCAACCGTAAAGCCAGCTGGCACGTGGCGCACATCTTCCGTCGCCATCCGAAGCCAGAGGAGCAACATCCCGACTATCAGCACATCCACTTCACCAGCGATCTGGACGAAGTGCTTAACGATCCGCAGGTCAAACTGGTGATCGTCTGTACCCATGCCGATAGCCATTTCGACTATGCAAAACGCGCGCTGGAAGCGGGTAAAAACGTGCTGGTCGAGAAGCCTTTCACGCCGACCATGGCTGAAGCGATCACGCTATTTGAGCTGGCGAAAAGCAAAGGCCTGACGGTGACGCCGTATCAGAACCGCCGTTTTGACTCCTGCTTCCTCACCACCAAAAAGGTGATTGAGAGCGGCAAACTGGGTGAGATCGTCGAGATCGAAAGTCATTTTGACTACTACCGCCCGGAAGCGGAAAGCAAGCCGGGTCTGCCGCAGGATGGCTCGTTTTATGGCCTCGGCGTGCACACCATGGATCAAATTATCTCGCTGTTTGGCCGCCCGGATCACGCCGCGTACGACATTCGCAGCCTGCGCAACAAAGCCAACCCTGACGATACGTTTGAAGCACAACTCTTCTATGGCGATCTGAAAGCGATTGTGAAAACCAGCCATCTGGTCAAAATCGATTACCCGAAATTTATCGTCCATGGTCGTAAAGGCTCGTTCGTTAAATATGGCGTCGATCAGCAGGAGACCAGCCTGAAGGCGAATATCATGCCGGGCGACGCGGGCTTTGCCGCAGACGACAGCGTGGGCATTCTGGAGTATGTCAACGAGGCGGGCGAAACGGTGCGTGAAGAGATTACGCCCGAGTCGGGCGACTACGGACGCGTCTATGATGCGCTCTATGAAACGCTGACGAACGGCGCGGAAAATTACGTCAAGGAAACTGACGTTCTTACCAACCTTGAGCTGCTGGAACGCGCGTTTGAGCAGGCGTCGCCTGCCACGATAACCCTTGCCAAATAA
- a CDS encoding bactofilin family protein, which produces MDKHYWYLNLALAFWAFALGSWCIDARLWALVAASLTLLGFFLHFVQHQVNAMFGKEKTPKTPPLQPIAASLINEKETLRDEKQNTVVASGTNFVGNITSNGQVHIYGTLTGNIEAKDNIIRIMRNGVVEGNLSCRELFIDGTVNGECSSETLNIEENGNINGTLTYSALTIKKGGTFSGQAKLTAPVAKLSVEKEKKRAAE; this is translated from the coding sequence ATGGATAAGCACTACTGGTATTTAAATCTCGCTCTTGCTTTTTGGGCCTTCGCGCTGGGGAGCTGGTGCATTGACGCACGGCTCTGGGCACTGGTTGCGGCATCGCTAACGCTTCTCGGCTTCTTCTTACACTTTGTACAACATCAGGTTAACGCTATGTTTGGTAAAGAGAAAACCCCAAAAACGCCCCCACTACAACCGATTGCAGCCTCACTGATTAACGAAAAAGAGACGCTGCGCGATGAGAAGCAGAATACGGTTGTCGCCAGCGGCACCAACTTTGTCGGCAACATTACCTCGAACGGGCAAGTGCATATTTACGGCACGCTTACCGGCAATATCGAAGCGAAAGACAACATTATTCGCATCATGCGTAATGGCGTGGTTGAAGGTAACCTCTCCTGTCGCGAACTGTTTATTGATGGCACGGTGAACGGCGAGTGCAGCAGCGAAACGCTGAATATCGAAGAGAATGGCAACATCAATGGCACGCTGACCTACAGCGCGCTGACCATCAAGAAAGGCGGCACCTTCTCAGGCCAGGCAAAACTCACCGCGCCAGTAGCAAAATTAAGCGTTGAGAAAGAGAAGAAGCGAGCCGCTGAATAG
- the glpG gene encoding rhomboid family intramembrane serine protease GlpG, with the protein MLMITSFANPRVAQAFVDYMQTQGVILTIQHHEQTDIWLADESQAERVRSELARFLENPADPRYLAASWQSGQTDSGLHYRRFPLSAALRERGGPLTIAISVLCIIVFLLMNVMGDEVVMAWLAWPWDESLRFEAWRYFTHAIMHFSLLHILFNLFWWWYLGGAVEKRLGSGKLVVITLISALLSGFVQHQLTGPWFGGLSGVVYALIGYVWLRGIRDPEPKVALPNGLFIFTVLLMVAEWFGLTGFAIASGAHTAGIVIGLAMALVDSQNVRKRT; encoded by the coding sequence ATGTTGATGATTACCTCTTTTGCTAACCCCCGCGTCGCCCAGGCGTTTGTCGACTATATGCAGACTCAGGGCGTTATCCTGACGATCCAGCACCATGAGCAGACCGACATCTGGCTGGCGGACGAAAGCCAGGCCGAACGCGTGCGCAGCGAGCTGGCGCGCTTTTTGGAAAACCCCGCCGATCCGCGCTATCTGGCGGCGAGCTGGCAATCCGGCCAGACCGACAGCGGTTTGCACTACCGCCGTTTCCCTCTTTCAGCCGCCCTGCGTGAGCGCGGCGGGCCGCTGACTATCGCCATCTCCGTGCTCTGCATTATCGTATTCCTGCTGATGAACGTGATGGGCGATGAAGTCGTGATGGCGTGGCTCGCCTGGCCATGGGATGAGAGCCTGCGCTTTGAAGCCTGGCGCTACTTCACCCACGCGATCATGCACTTTTCGCTGCTGCACATTCTCTTTAACCTCTTCTGGTGGTGGTATCTTGGCGGCGCGGTGGAGAAGCGGCTCGGCAGCGGCAAACTGGTAGTGATTACGCTGATTAGCGCGCTGTTAAGCGGGTTTGTACAGCACCAGCTTACCGGCCCCTGGTTCGGCGGCCTCTCCGGCGTGGTCTATGCCCTGATTGGCTATGTCTGGCTGCGCGGCATACGCGACCCGGAACCGAAGGTGGCGCTGCCGAACGGCCTATTTATCTTTACGGTGTTACTGATGGTGGCGGAATGGTTCGGCTTAACCGGCTTCGCCATTGCCAGCGGCGCGCATACGGCAGGGATTGTTATTGGCCTGGCGATGGCGCTGGTGGACTCGCAGAATGTGCGAAAACGAACATAA